The Salvelinus sp. IW2-2015 linkage group LG15, ASM291031v2, whole genome shotgun sequence genome includes a region encoding these proteins:
- the LOC111973638 gene encoding myocyte-specific enhancer factor 2C-like isoform X2: protein MGGYPSAMSTSYGTEYSLSSADLSSLSGFNSGSSLHLGSMSGWQQQHLQNMQQHSALSQLGDRTSSTPGGYGVPQQQHPSSRQDSGRSPVDSLSSCSSSHEGSDRDEHRNEFHSPLGMSRPALDGRESPSVKRVRLSDGWAT, encoded by the exons aatactCGCTGAGCAGTGCAGACCTGTCCTCCCTGTCTGGCTTTAACAGTGGTAGCTCCCTCCACCTGGGCTCCATGAGCGGATGGCAACAGCAACACCTCCAGAACATGCAGCAGCACTCTGCCCTCAGTCAGCTAGG AGATCGCACCAGCAGCACACCGGGGGGCTACGGCGTCCCGCAGCAACAGCACCCCTCGTCCCGCCAAGACTCAGGCCGCTCCCCTGTCGACAGCCTGAGTAGCTGCAGCAGCTCCCACGAGGGCAGTGACCGCGACGAGCACAGGAACGAGTTCCACTCTCCACTGGGAATGTCCCGGCCCGCCCTGGACGGGCGCGAGAGCCCCTCGGTCAAACGCGTGCGCCTGTCCGATGGATGGGCCACATGA
- the LOC111973638 gene encoding myocyte-specific enhancer factor 2C-like isoform X1, producing MGGYPSAMSTSYGTEYSLSSADLSSLSGFNSGSSLHLGSMSGWQQQHLQNMQQHSALSQLGNCNSNHLCHNSNLSLPSAQSLHIKSEPVSPPRDRTSSTPGGYGVPQQQHPSSRQDSGRSPVDSLSSCSSSHEGSDRDEHRNEFHSPLGMSRPALDGRESPSVKRVRLSDGWAT from the exons aatactCGCTGAGCAGTGCAGACCTGTCCTCCCTGTCTGGCTTTAACAGTGGTAGCTCCCTCCACCTGGGCTCCATGAGCGGATGGCAACAGCAACACCTCCAGAACATGCAGCAGCACTCTGCCCTCAGTCAGCTAGG AAATTGCAATAGCAATCACTTATGTCACAATTCAAATCTCTCCCTGCCTTCTGCTCAAAGCCTGCACATCAAGTCCGAACCTGTTTCTCCTCCTAGAGATCGCACCAGCAGCACACCGGGGGGCTACGGCGTCCCGCAGCAACAGCACCCCTCGTCCCGCCAAGACTCAGGCCGCTCCCCTGTCGACAGCCTGAGTAGCTGCAGCAGCTCCCACGAGGGCAGTGACCGCGACGAGCACAGGAACGAGTTCCACTCTCCACTGGGAATGTCCCGGCCCGCCCTGGACGGGCGCGAGAGCCCCTCGGTCAAACGCGTGCGCCTGTCCGATGGATGGGCCACATGA